A single window of Aspergillus puulaauensis MK2 DNA, chromosome 5, nearly complete sequence DNA harbors:
- a CDS encoding mitochondrial 54S ribosomal protein bL17m (BUSCO:EOG09264MZ1;~COG:J;~EggNog:ENOG410PNH8;~InterPro:IPR036373,IPR000456;~PFAM:PF01196;~go_component: GO:0005840 - ribosome [Evidence IEA];~go_function: GO:0003735 - structural constituent of ribosome [Evidence IEA];~go_process: GO:0006412 - translation [Evidence IEA]), whose amino-acid sequence MAGGATKYRHLSRKSSHRQALLRNLVTSLFQHESITTTWAKAKEAQKLAEKLITLGKKNTETSRRTALSTFYTPHEILPKLFGPLRERYADRPGGYTRVLRVEPKKDDQAPSAILELVDGPKDMRFAITAKAVARRRSQGLETLNELTLMNVRKVTQFRKDGVEALERAISRVKLDGGNDRVKAKATKGIEDKAEVEVDNEVERK is encoded by the exons ATGGCCGGAGGTGCAACCAAATACCGACACTTGAGTCGGAAATCCTCTCACAGACAAGCTCTTCTCCGAAACTTGGTTACCTCTCTCTTTCAACACGAATCGATCACGACAACATGGGCCAAGGCAAAGGAGGCCCAAAAACTAGCTGAGAAGCTGATCACCCTGGGCAAGAAGAATACCGAAACAAGCCGGAGGACTGCCCTTTCTACATTCTAC actCCCCACGAAATCCTTCCCAAATTATTCGGGCCACTCCGAGAGCGCTACGCCGACCGTCCCGGCGGGTACACCAGAGTCCTGCGGGTTGAGCCGAAAAAGGATGACCAGGCACCCAGTGCGATTTTGGAACTTGTGGATGGACCGAAAGATATGCGGTTTGCGATTACCGCAAAGGCCGTCGCGAGACGACGTAGCCAGGGACTTGAGACGTTGAATGAGCTCACGCTGATGAATGTGCGGAAGGTAACGCAATTTCGCAAGGATGGAGTTGAGGCGTTAGAAAGAGCGATTTCTCGGGTAAAGCTTGATGGGGGCAACGACCGTGTAAAAGCAAAGGCGACGAAGGGAATTGAGGACAAGGCCGAGGTGGAGGTTGATAATGAAGTCGAGAGGAAATAG
- a CDS encoding MICOS complex subunit Mic12 family protein (COG:S;~EggNog:ENOG410PPZZ;~InterPro:IPR031463;~PFAM:PF17050;~TransMembrane:1 (o6-24i);~go_component: GO:0044284 - mitochondrial crista junction [Evidence IEA];~go_component: GO:0061617 - MICOS complex [Evidence IEA];~go_process: GO:0042407 - cristae formation [Evidence IEA]), translated as MGFFTGFFSGFVLTTSVLYITIQVHHSTRIEQKSSIRDQTKMIDWLASSRGAYDRRLLPKDGEDIASRERALAASKSPMKDRLKHQWNEEVRMLARKAYESRWEDVRDAAAEGWGGVRSFIKRE; from the exons ATGGGATTCTTCACTGGATTC TTCAGCGGCTTTGTCCTCACAACATCAGTCCTGTACATTACGATTCAAGTCCATCATTCTACACGTATCGAACAAAAGTCCTCTATCCGCGACCAAACGAAGATGATTGATTGGTTAGCTTCTTCTCGAGGCGCATACGACCGCCGTTTACTTCCAaaggatggtgaggataTTGCGTCTAGGGAAAGGGCATTGGCAGCTTCGAAATCTCCAATGAAAGATCGGCTGAAGCATCAGTGGAATGAGGAAGTCCGAATGTTGGCGAGGAAGGCGTATGAGAGCAGGTGGGAGGACGTGCGGGATGCAGCTGCGGAGGGCTGGGGAGGTGTTAGGAGCTTTATTAAGAGGGAGTGA
- a CDS encoding DUF5315 domain-containing protein (COG:S;~EggNog:ENOG410PN9C;~PFAM:PF17242) — MDTNLSPDALRKVSSQRLPPPALFQGPPSHNASNLSLQPPVPTVSAPGGSQPATHSPLLSRRRSSPKPLDASGLSPFLSRTQSRGEVDGSDALWEEMQSALSDVEVSATVRGHVFGEKHSEALEELRMKHLRLAQAWGRGEAEDEGPDSKTAIMKPQSPKRDSRTVGDMPGEADESSKNLDEETEKDIQLARERREANDRYFDQVNNSVLDVVAKLEDVAQAMRTMEAESKDIWSEDDSLSTASHSTVNIAG, encoded by the coding sequence ATGGACACCAACCTCAGCCCGGACGCCTTGAGGAAGGTGAGCTCCCAGCGTCTTCCCCCTCCCGCCCTCTTTCAGGGCCCGCCGTCCCATAATGCATCGAATCTGTCGCTTCAACCACCAGTACCTACAGTTTCCGCTCCTGGAGGTAGTCAGCCTGCGACCCATAGCCCACTATTGAGTCGCAGGCGTTCATCACCAAAACCCCTCGATGCGTCTGGTCTTTCTCCGTTTCTATCTCGCACCCAGTCCCGAGGCGAGGTAGATGGCTCCGATGCGCTTTGGGAAGAGATGCAAAGCGCGCTTTCTGATGTGGAAGTCAGTGCAACGGTTCGCGGGCATGTATTTGGGGAAAAGCACTCCGAAGCACTAGAAGAGCTGCGAATGAAGCATCTACGACTTGCGCAGGCGTGGGGTCGGggtgaagctgaagatgaaggtccTGATTCCAAAACTGCTATCATGAAGCCCCAGTCTCCCAAGAGAGATTCGCGGACAGTCGGGGATATGCCTGGGGAAGCGGATGAATCGTCGAAGAATTTGGATGAAGAAACGGAGAAAGACATCCAGCTTGCCCGCGAGAGGCGGGAAGCAAATGATCGGTACTTTGATCAAGTCAATAACAGCGTTTTGGATGTGGTCGCAAAACTAGAAGACGTTGCTCAGGCCATGCGTACAATGGAAGCAGAGAGCAAGGATATTTGGAGTGAGGATGACAGCTTGAGTACCGCTTCTCATTCTACCGTTAATATAGCCGGTTGA
- the rps23 gene encoding 40S ribosomal protein uS12 (COG:J;~EggNog:ENOG410PMW1;~InterPro:IPR006032,IPR012340,IPR005680;~PFAM:PF00164;~go_component: GO:0005840 - ribosome [Evidence IEA];~go_component: GO:0015935 - small ribosomal subunit [Evidence IEA];~go_function: GO:0003735 - structural constituent of ribosome [Evidence IEA];~go_process: GO:0006412 - translation [Evidence IEA]) has protein sequence MGKGQPRGLNAARKLANTRRENRWADLHYKKRLLGTAYKSSPFGGASHAKGIVLEKVGVEAKQPNSAIRKCVKVQLIKNGKKVTAFVPNDGCLNFIDENDEVLLAGFGRKGKAKGDIPGVRFKVVKVSGVGLMALWKEKKEKPRS, from the exons ATGGGTAAGGGACAACCTAGAGGTTTGAACGCCGCCCGCAAGCTCGCGAACACTCGTCGTGAGAACCGTTGGGCCGATCTTCACTACAAGAAGCGCCTTCTCGGTACCGCCTACAAGTCCTCTCCCTTCGGTGGTGCTTCCCACGCCAAGGGTATCGTTCTTGAGAAGGTCGGTGTTGAGGCCAAGCAGCCCAACTCCGCCATTCGCAAGTGTGTCAAGGTCCAGCTTATCAAGAACGGCAAGAAGGTCACTGCTTTCG TCCCCAACGACGGTTGCTTGAACTTCATCGATGAGAACGACGAAGTCCTCCTTGCCGGTTTCGGTCGTAAGGGTAAGGCCAAGGGTGATATTCCCGGTGTCCGTTTCAAGGTCGTCAAGGTCTCTGGTGTCGGTCTGATGGCTCtgtggaaggagaagaaggagaagcccCGTTCGTAA
- the GCD7 gene encoding translation initiation factor eIF2B subunit beta (COG:J;~EggNog:ENOG410PIME;~InterPro:IPR000649,IPR042529,IPR037171;~PFAM:PF01008;~go_process: GO:0044237 - cellular metabolic process [Evidence IEA]), with protein sequence MKGKQEGRAQGGSTARTGLDEEDTSHPLTNYPSATERRSLGSTPVASAPKTSEPCALNRKLPKGARAGHYMIIHPKIMPPSSAPLTPGLASFLKSLKTNPIDTSIDNLISLLKRRQIRHSRSCATATAYLLRSVISACRTSDASKLIERVQSVGRRLIAAQPREMVVGNIVRRVLGLIRDEAEDDRDGDFTLSEAGSESQPQTPRGGDDMDLRHDGSDRGASKPMSSLAAHPVSMFSLLSHPEPEPSLPGTPTSASPSGRLPGHAQNKDIRAEVLDGINEIIDELGQVDDQIAAYALDHIHSNEIILTHTSSTTVQKFLLKAAAKRKFTVIHAESYPNNHEATHATVSGNAPSGDEILSTDSFQKPLIAHGITVILIPDSAVFALMSRVNKVILGTHSVLANGGLVASAGTRVIARAAKVHQTPCVVVSGVYKLSPVYPFDFDSLIEYGDSSKVIGYEDGDLVDQIDVQNPLYDYVPAELVDLYITNLGGHAPSYLYRIVSDHYRKEDISF encoded by the exons ATGAAAGGCAAGCAGGAAGGGAGAGCACAGGGTGGCTCAACTGCGAGGACGGGtctcgatgaggagga CACATCCCACCCGCTCACAAATTACCCCTCCGCAACAGAACGTCGCTCTCTTGGCTCCACGCCAGTCGCTTCTGCACCTAAAACCTCCGAGCCTTGCGCGTTAAACAGAAAACTCCCCAAGGGAGCCCGAG CAGGACATTATATGATTATACACCCAAAAATAATGCCACCCTCATCTGCTCCGTTGACGCCTGGGCTGGCGTCATTCTTGAAATCCCTAAAGACCAACCCGATTGATACATCCATTGATAATCTGATCTC ACTTTTGAAGCGGAGACAAATACGACACTCGAGGTCATGCGCGACAGCGACCGCTTACCTGCTACGTAGCGTCATATCTGCATGCAGGACGAGCGATGCCTCTAAACTCATTGAGCGGGTGCAGAGTGTGGGAAGACGGTTGATAGCTGCACAGCCCAGGGAGATGGTGGTCGGGAACATTGTTAGGCGCGTGTTGGGACTGATCCGtgatgaggcggaggacGATAGGGATGGAGACTTTACATTGAGTGAGGCAGGCTCTGAAAGCCAACCGCAGACGCCTCGTGGGGGAGATG ACATGGATTTGCGTCATGACGGGTCTGATCGAGGTGCCTCAAAGCCGATGTCGTCGTTGGCTGCTCACCCTGTCTCCATGTTCAGTTTGCTCTCTCACCCAGAACCCGAACCCTCATTGCCGGGTACACCAACATCCGCTTCGCCATCTGGACGCCTACCTGGGCACGCCCAAAACAAGGATATTCGCGCTGAAGTTCTAGATGGAATTAACGAGATAATCGACGAGTTGGGCCAGGTGGACGATCAGATCGCCGCCTACGCTCTCGATCACATTCACTCGAACGAAATTATCCTCACACATACATCGTCGACGACGGTACAGAAATTTCTCCTCAAAGCCGCCGCAAAACGGAAGTTTACTGTCATCCACGCTGAATCGTACCCTAACAACCACGAGGCCACCCATGCCACGGTCAGTGGCAACGCCCCGAGTGGCGATGAAATCCTCAGCACGGATTCCTTCCAGAAACCTCTTATTGCGCACGGCATCACAGTGATTCTCATTCCCGACTCCGCAGTTTTTGCTCTGATGTCCCGGGTGAACAAAGTCATCTTAGGCACACATTCCGTTCTCGCTAATGGCGGCCTTGTTGCATCCGCGGGTACCCGCGTCATTGCCCGGGCCGCTAAGGTACACCAAACGCCATGTGTTGTCGTAAGCGGTGTCTACAAACTTAGTCCGGTGTATCCATTCGACTTTGACTCTTTAATAGAGTACGGTGATTCAAGCAAGGTGATTGGCTACGAGGATGGCGACCTTGTAGACCAGATCGATGTCCAAAACCCCCTGTACGACTATGTTCCTGCCGAATTGGTTGACCTCTATATTACGAACTT GGGTGGACATGCGCCATCATATCTGTATCGTATTGTGTCTGACCATTACCGAAAGGAGGACATCAGCTTTTGA
- the nemA gene encoding Nem1-Spo7 phosphatase catalytic subunit NEM1 (BUSCO:EOG09263F3I;~COG:K;~EggNog:ENOG410PFK9;~InterPro:IPR036412,IPR011948,IPR023214,IPR004274;~PFAM:PF03031;~go_function: GO:0016791 - phosphatase activity [Evidence IEA]): protein MNSLNLLSSRVIGQSSNPKRSRQRSRSQGDISPVIAPGDLAKFRSYSASNFHANGAEEKNGDDASEPADEANYDEHTLDEKTPLIRGLQKSPSLATKGSLGLIAQRLLEAVTETIKFILETLAAPGVYVAQCFRDETTGRYSPLTPVRKLQRSISGSSSNGPGTARKSATQAEGKRRSGSTRKLRNHPSRDSIASSTSESEGDRRAMKGLTSSRPRTAKKTSSEESINDTATPRRSIRIKLNNEETLQRQRQRRARSADLDRSSRNGSQASVDPDSLKSPSPSVHLVTRYPHSPVPPRPLIPSRLPSYTTTGRNARVPQKTLVLDLDETLIHSLAKGGRMSSGHMVEVKLAAPMTTALSPGAPPTTLGPQHPILYYVHKRPHCDEFLRKICKWYKLVVFTASVQEYADPVIDWLEQERKYFQARYYRQHCTFRNGAYIKDLSSVEPDLSQVMILDNSPMSYIFHEDNAIPIEGWINDPTDNGLLHLIPMLEALQYATDVRAFLALRRGEADAL from the exons ATGAACTCGCTGAATCTTCTGTCGTCTCGAGTCATTGGCCAGTCTTCGAATCCGAAGCGTAGCCGCCAGCGATCTCGTTCTCAAGGGGACATATCCCCCGTGATTGCCCCGGGTGACCTCGCCAAATTTCGGTCCTACAGCGCAAGCAACTTCCATGCCAACGGTGCCGAGGAGAAAAATGGCGATGATGCGTCCGAGCCGGCTGACGAGGCTAACTATGATGAACATACGCTTGATGAGAAAACACCGTTAATACGAGGGCTTCAAAAAAGCCCATCGCTTGCTACAAAAGGATCCTTGGGTCTAATTGCTCAGCGGCTTCTTGAAGCAGTCACCGAAACGATCAAGTTCATTCTAGAAACTTTGGCTGCACCTGGTGTGTATGTAGCACAATGTTTTCGAGATGAAACAACAGGGAGGTACTCGCCATTGACTCCTGTGAGAAAGCTTCAGCGGTCTATATCCGGCTCTTCGTCAAATGGTCCGGGTACGGCACGGAAATCTGCCACCCAGGCTGAAGGAAAACGCCGCTCCGGCTCTACCAGGAAATTGCGGAACCATCCGTCCCGGGACTCCATCGCATCAAGTACTTCCGAGTCGGAGGGGGACCGTCGAGCTATGAAAGGACTCACAAGCAGTAGACCTCGCACCGCGAAGAAGACCTCGAGCGAAGAATCGATAAACGATACGGCGACTCCGCGACGGTCCATTAGGATCAAGCTTAACAACGAGGAAACTCTTCAGCGACAAAGGCAACGTCGGGCGCGGAGTGCTGACCTCGACCGGTCCTCGCGGAACGGGTCTCAAGCTTCTGTCGACCCAGACAGTTTGAagtctccgtctccatctgTACATCTAGTCACGCGCTACCCTCATTCACCTGTCCCTCCTCGGCCGCTTATCCCATCCCGCCTCCCGTCATACACGACTACTGGTAGGAACGCCAGGGTTCCCCAGAAAACACTCgtcttggatttggatgaaACCCTCATCCACTCTCTCGCCAAAGGGGGGCGCATGTCCAGTGGCCACATGGTCGAAGTCAAACTCGctgcgccgatgacgacTGCTCTCTCACCTGGTGCACCCCCTACAACTCTCGGACCTCAACATCCAATCCTATATTATGTACACAAACGACCTCACTGTGACGAATTTCTACGCAAAATCTGCAAATGGTATAAATTAGTTGTCTTCACTGCAAGTGTTCAAGAATACGCCGATCCAGTCATCGACTGGCTGGAGCAAGAGCGGAAATACTTCCAAGCGCGGTATTACAGGCAACATTGTACATTCCGAAACGGCGCCTATATCAAAGATTTGAGCTCGGTTGAGCCAGACTTAAGCCAAGTGATGATCCTGGATAACAGTCCTATGAGCTATATTTTCCATGAAG ATAACGCCATTCCAATCGAGGGCTGGATCAATGACCCAACAGACAATGGTCTCCTCCATCTAATCCCAATGCTGGAAGCCCTGCAATATGCCACCGACGTGCGGGCATTTCTGGCACTGCGTAGAGGAGAAGCTGATGCTCTATGA
- a CDS encoding alanine--glyoxylate transaminase (COG:E;~EggNog:ENOG410PGH0;~InterPro:IPR024169,IPR015424,IPR000192,IPR020578, IPR015421,IPR015422;~PFAM:PF00266;~go_function: GO:0003824 - catalytic activity [Evidence IEA]): protein MSTQAPHPTLLIPGPIEFDDAVLQSMGHYAESHVAPGFVKTFGETLAMTRKLFQSTNPAAQPLVISGSGTLGWDVVASNLVEKGENALVLHSGYFADSFATCLETYGANATQLKAPIGDRPSFEAIEQALKEKPYKVVTVTHVDTSTGVLSDIKKVTEVVRRVSPQTLVVVDGVCSVGCEEIAFDEWDLDVVLTASQKAIGCPPGLSILMLSGRAVETFKARKTPPSSYYSSLANWIPIMQNYENFKPSYFATPPTQLVHALHTTLSQITARPVSERFAAHRQASDRVKAAVADIGLRQLASKTENQAHAMTAIWLPEGLTPPDVLPGLLKRGVIFAGGLHKEVATKYIRFGHMGVSITDPARGDVEKAIAALKESLADAKKAKGL, encoded by the exons ATGTCGACTCAAGCCCCTCACCCCACCCTGCTCATTCCGGGCCCCATCGAATTCGATGATGCTGTTCTTCAGTCCATGGGACATTATGC CGAGAGCCATGTTGCCCCCGGTTTCGTCAAGACCTTTGGAGAGACATTGGCTATGACCCGGAAGCTCTTCCAGTCTACAAACCCCGCAGCTCAGCCGCTTGTTATCTCTGGCAGCGGTACTCTAGGCTGGGACGTTGTGGCTTCTAACCTcgtcgagaagggcgagaacgcTCTTGTCCTACACTCCGGTTACTTCGCCGACTCATTCGCAACCTGCTTGGAAACATACGGGGCCAACGCTACACAATTGAAGGCGCCAATTGGAGACCGTCCATCTTTCGAAGCTATTGAACAAGCattgaaggagaagccatACAAGGTCGTCACAGTTACCCATGTCGATACGTCCACTGGTGTCCTGAGTGACATCAAGAAGGTTACAGAGGTTGTCCGCCGGGTCAGCCCCCAGACTCTCGTGGTCGTGGACGGCGTGTGCAGTGTCGGCTGCGAGGAGATTGCTTTCGACGAATGGGATCTGGATGTGGTCCTAACCGCCAGCCAGAAGGCCATCGGCTGCCCTCCCGGTCTCAGCATCCTCATGCTTTCCGGCCGGGCAGTTGAGACCTTCAAGGCCCGCAAGACCCCGCCATCCTCCTACTACTCCTCCCTGGCCAACTGGATCCCGATCATGCAGAACTACGAAAACTTCAAGCCCTCCTATTTCGCCACCCCTCCAACCCAACTCGTCCACGCTCTGCACACCACCCTATCCCAGATCACAGCCCGGCCGGTGTCAGAGCGCTTCGCGGCCCACCGCCAAGCCTCTGATCGCGTCAAGGCTGCCGTCGCCGATATTGGCCTGCGGCAGCTAGCTTCCAAGACTGAGAACCAGGCTCACGCCATGACAGCAATCTGGCTCCCCGAAGGTCTGACCCCGCCTGATGTTCTCCCCGGCCTCCTGAAGCGTGGCGTCATCTTCGCCGGTGGTCTGCACAAGGAAGTTGCAACTAAGTACATCCGCTTCGGACACATGGGCGTTAGCATTACAGACCCCGCCCGCGGTGACGTTGAGAAAGCTATCGCAGCCCTCAAGGAATCCCTTGCCGATGCGAAGAAAGCCAAGGGTCTGTAA